Part of the Oscillibacter hominis genome is shown below.
TCCGTGACAAGGCTGTCCAAGGGCGCCATTTATCACCATTTCGCCTCCAAAGAGGAGATTTTTATCCGGATCTGCGAACACATCGGCCGGGAAAACGAGGCCCAGCTCTCCCGGGTCCGGGACAGCAAAACCTTAAACGGCCAGGAGAAGATGCGGGAAATCTTCCGCTGCGCCCTGCTCTCCGACAACCAGCAGCAGATGCTGAGCATCACCCCCTATTTGATCAACAGCCCCAAATTCCTGGCCATGCAGCTGCGCAATATCTACGAGGAGGTGGTTCCCGACTTCATCTGCCCCATCCTGGAGGAGGGCATTGCCGATGGCTCCATCCAGACCCAGCACCCCAAAGAGCTGGCGGAGGCCCTGATGACCCTCTCGGACATCTGGCTCCACCCCCTGCTCCAGCCCACCACGCCGGAAGAGGTCCGGAACCGGTGCGCCCTGTACAACCAAATGACCCGCCCCTTTGGCATGGAGCTTTTGGACGGGGAACTGGTGGAGGCGCTGGTGCGCTACAGCAGGTTATTGAACCAACAGGCCCTTTCCCTTGAATGAACTGCCCCGCCGCGGGCAGTTTCCTTTGGCCATTATACAAACCGACGGTCGGTATTATTAAGGAGGAATTATGAAACCAGTTACTTTATTCCGAAGAGACTTCACCCTCGTGGTGATTGGGCAGATCATCTCCCTGTTCGGAAACGCCATTTTGCGCTTTGCCCTGCCCCTTTACCTGCTGCGCAGCACCGGCTCTTCCACCCTCTTTGGAGCGGTCAATGCGGCCGCCTTTGTGCCCCTCATCCTCTGCTCGCCGTTGGGCGGCGTGCTGGCGGACCGCTTCCGCAAGCAGCGCATCATGGTGTACCTGGATTTCTCCACGGCGGGGCTTATTTTTCTCTTTTACCTGCTTTACGATGCCGTGCCGCTGGTCCCGCTGATGGTTGTCTCTTTGATGCTGCTCTATGGCATCTCCGGCGCCTATCAGCCGGCGGTACAGTCCAGCATCCCGGCCCTGATCCCGCCGGAGCAGATCACCCAGGCAAACGCAGTCATCAATATGGTCAGCACCCTCTCAGGGCTGCTGGGGCCGGTGACCGGCGGGATCCTGTTCAGCCTCTGGGGGATCGTTCCCATCCTTCTGGTCAGCGTCTTCTGCTTTCTGGCCTCCGCCGTGATGGAGCTGTTCATCCACATCCCCTGTATCCCGCAGAGCACCCATGGCTCCGCCCTTGCTGTCGTCCGGGGCGACCTCAGGGAGAGCTGGCAGTTCATCCGCCGGGAAAAGCCGGTCTTCCTTCCGGCTGTGGCTGTGCTGGCCCTCTTCAACCTGGTGCTGTCCGCGGCCATGATCGTGGGCATCCCGGTGATGGTGGTGACGCTTTTAGGCATGGGAGACACCGCGCTGGGTATGACGCAGGGAGCCCTTGGCCTGGGCGGCCTGGCGGGCGGAGTGCTGGCCGGCATTCTTGGCGGGCGGCTGAAACTGCGCCACGGCAGCCTGCTCCTGGCCGTCTGTGCCTTGACGGCGGGAGTCATGGGGGCCGCCCTTCTGCCCGGCGTCCCCCGGCAGGCGGGCTACCTGCTCATCACCGTCATGAGCTTTACAGCCATGGCGGCCTCCACCCTCTTTACTGTCCTCATGTGCTCCGCCGTACAGCGCCAGACGCCGCCCCATCTCATCGGAAAGGTCATGGCTTTTGTCCTGGCGGCAGCCAACTGCGCCTCCCCCCTGGGCCAGGCACTGTACGGAAGGCTCTTTGACCTGTGGGACGGCTGTTTCGTGGCGCTGGGAGCCGCCGCATCCTCGCTTCTGATTGCCCTTTATGCCCGTGGCGTGTTCCTCCGCCTTGAGCGGGAAAACGGGTAGCATCTGCACCAGACGAGACAGCCGAAATCCAGCTGGCTCCAGCGGCCGGAACGCGATTGTCCCCGGCGAAGTTTCGTGCTATACTGGATTCAGCTCAACCATCCTATCTTTTGAGGGAGACTGAACACAATGTGTACTGAGTTCGTCAATGTAACAACGGAAACCTTGGCCAATGAGCATTTGTGCTGCATCATACGCACCAAAAAAGCGCACCCGGGCGTGGAGGCAAAGCGGGAGTGGCTCTCAGACCGGCTGAAGGAGGGGCATGTCTTTCGGAAATTAGACGCAAAGGCCACGGTTTTCATTGAGTATGCGCCTCTTGAAACCGCGTGGGTTCCCGTCACCGGCGACAACTATCTCTATGTATACTGCCTGTGGGTAGAAAGCGGCCTCAAGGGGAACGGGTATGGCAAAGCGCTGATGGAGTACTGTTTGGCAGATGCCA
Proteins encoded:
- a CDS encoding TetR/AcrR family transcriptional regulator, translated to MARNKHPEETVNLILRTAARLFAEKGYDETSIQDIISVTRLSKGAIYHHFASKEEIFIRICEHIGRENEAQLSRVRDSKTLNGQEKMREIFRCALLSDNQQQMLSITPYLINSPKFLAMQLRNIYEEVVPDFICPILEEGIADGSIQTQHPKELAEALMTLSDIWLHPLLQPTTPEEVRNRCALYNQMTRPFGMELLDGELVEALVRYSRLLNQQALSLE
- a CDS encoding MFS transporter produces the protein MKPVTLFRRDFTLVVIGQIISLFGNAILRFALPLYLLRSTGSSTLFGAVNAAAFVPLILCSPLGGVLADRFRKQRIMVYLDFSTAGLIFLFYLLYDAVPLVPLMVVSLMLLYGISGAYQPAVQSSIPALIPPEQITQANAVINMVSTLSGLLGPVTGGILFSLWGIVPILLVSVFCFLASAVMELFIHIPCIPQSTHGSALAVVRGDLRESWQFIRREKPVFLPAVAVLALFNLVLSAAMIVGIPVMVVTLLGMGDTALGMTQGALGLGGLAGGVLAGILGGRLKLRHGSLLLAVCALTAGVMGAALLPGVPRQAGYLLITVMSFTAMAASTLFTVLMCSAVQRQTPPHLIGKVMAFVLAAANCASPLGQALYGRLFDLWDGCFVALGAAASSLLIALYARGVFLRLERENG